The following is a genomic window from Myxococcota bacterium.
GGACATCGTAGCGCGGCGGACGGGTCGGCCGTCTATGCTGGGCCGATGGTCGCGCCCAAGCCTGCGTACGAGCCCACCCTCGCGAGCCTGAAGCGGCATACGGCGCCGCCTTGGTACGACGAGGCCAAGCTCGGGATCTTCGTCCACTGGACCCCGGCCTCGGTGATCGGCTTTGCGCCGCGCGAGAAGGAGATCAACGAGCTGCTCGTCGAGCGCTACGACGACATGCAGGTCGAGGTGCCGTACACCGAGTGGTACGAGAACTCACTGCGCTTCCCGGGCTCGAGCGTCGCGAAGTACCACCGCGAGCACTTCGGCTCGAAGCCCATGCACGAATTCGCGGCCGACTTCGCCGCCGCGATCGACAAACACTGGGATCCCGAGGCGTGGGCCGACGCGTTTGCGGCGGCGGGAGCGCGCTACGTGGTGCTCGTGACCAAGCACCACGACGGCTTCTGCCTCTGGCCTACGCGCGTGCCGAACCCGAAGCGGCCCGGGTTCAACCTGCGGCGCGACGTGGTCGGCGAGCTGGCGCGCGCCGTGCGTGCGCGCGGCATTCGCTTCGGTGTCTACTACTCGGGCGGGCTCGACTGGACCTTCGACGCGCGGCCGATTGCGAACATTGGTGACTTGATCGCGGCCGCGCCCGGCGGCGCCTATCCGCGCTACGCGGACGCGCATTTTCGCGAGCTCTTGGAGCGCTACCGCCCCGACGTGCTGTGGAACGACATCTCGTGGGCCGGTGACCGGGGCTCCCTCTTGCGGCTGTTCGCCGACTACTACAACGGGAACCCGGACGGCCTGGTGAACGATCGCTGGACGCCCGTGTACCCGCTCGGCCGGCTGCTGCGCGTGGCGTTCCTGCGCAACTTGTTCAACCGGCGGGTCAAAGCGGCGGTGCTGAAGCACGGCGGCGCACTGACTCCGCCGCCCGCGCTTCACTCCGACACGCGCACGCCCGAGTACGCGACCTTCGCCGAGATCCGCGCCGAGAAGTGGGAGTGTGTGCGCGGCATGGACAAGAGCTTCGGCTTCAACCGCGCGTCGCTGCCCGGTGACTTCCTCTCGCGCGAGGCGCTGATCCACTCACTGGTGGACATCGCGTCGAAGAACGGAAACCTCTTGCTGAACGTCGGGCCGCGCGGCGAGGACGCGCAGATCCCGGATCCCCAGCTCGAGCGGCTGCGCTGGCTGGGCAGCTTCACGCGGCGCTACGGCGAGGCGCTCTACGGCACGCACCCGTGGCAGCGGGCGGAAGGGGAGACGGCCGAAGGCTGGAAGGTGCGCTTCACCGCCCGCGGCGAGACACTCTATGCCTGGCTGCTCGGCGCGCCCCGGGCACAGTCGACGATCGAGCTCCTCGGCCTGCGCGCCGACTCGGCGCAGCTCGCGGGCGGGCCTGCGCTCGCGCTCGAGCGCACCGGCCGCGGGACACGTTTCCTGCTCCCCGAGCTTCCCGACGAGCCGGCCCACGCCATCGCGCTGCGCGGGGTGAGCGCGCTCTAGCCTCCTCCATCCTGGGGAACCGAAACTGGCGGCGGAACTCGCGGCAGCAACGCCAGCTCCGGGAACCTCTTCAGGGCGCTTCTTCGATTCTTCGCCAGCGCGAGCCGGGCCGCTGTGGCGAAGGCTTGCTGGTGCTCCGTGAGTACCTTCTTTGGACTGCCGCTAAAGAGCGTCGTGGCCAAGATCGGGTCAGCCGGCGCGGGCGGGAGGTCTGCCCGCGCTTGGGAGAGAGTGAGCACCGACGAGAGACTCGCAATTCCCTGTTGCTTGCGGCGAGTGACTTCGTCCGAGTACTTGTCGGCTCCACCCGCGAACTTCTCGCCGATGAGCTGCAGAATCGAAGTGTGGTCGAAGACAAGATCGCTCACGCCCCCACGAGGCACCCATGGCGAGGCCACGAAGGTAGGAACCCGCACGCCGGTCGTCGTGAAGGCGTCCTTGTAGTGAGCGCCGTTCGGTGGATCCATCCGGACCGGGTGGGGCTCGACGTGGTCGAAAAAGCCGCCGTGCTCGTCGTAAGTCACGACGAGCAGAGTTCGTAGCCAGCGTTTGGGAACGTTGGCAAGCGCCGAGTAGATCATGTGCAAGAAGGCCTCTCCGGGGCCGATCGCGAGCGGCGGGTGGTTGTCGTTGGGCGTGAATCCCATGTGCACCGGTGAGTCCACGTATTCGGGCTCAACGAAGATGACCTGAGGGACGGTCTTCTTCTGAAGATCCGCCGGGAGATCGCGCACACTGCGAAAGTTCTTGCCGAGCGCGTGATCAGTGCCGAAGAGCAGGAAGAACGACAGACCGCTGTGGTAGACGCGCCAGGAGACGTGGTGTCGTTCGAGCCAGTCGAGCACGAGCTCGTCGTGGGGAATGATCCCGATGACGTTGTCCTCGATGAGCGAGTTGCCGCTGAAGGCCACGGCGCGATTGGGCTGAGTCCCTGCGGGGAGCGGCGAATACCAGTAGTTGCAGACCAGATACTCCGAGGCAAGGAACCCGGACATGCGAACGTCCTTCGGCGTGAGAAAGCCAAGGGGAGGTGGATCTTGGACCACGCTGTGGGTTGCCTCGACGTAGGCCTCGACGAAGCCAGACATGGTGGCCTGACCGTTCTGGACGGCGATCTGAGTCGCGATGCTCGCGCGCTCGTGTGGGAAGTCATGAGGCAGAGGCCCGTCGGGAGCCGCAAACGGCTTGTACGCCCTTTCCAGATAGAAGTTGTCGTAGTGATTGGTCGAAGCGGGGTCTGCGAGACCTTGGATCTCTGGGCGATTGCCATAGGCGGGGTGATGCAGGTGACCGAGCACGTTGTCGAAGGAACGGTTCTCCATCATCACGATCACGATGGTGTCGATGTCGTTGATCGTCGCCATCTGACCTATCTCGTGCAGAGTCTGTAGAACGTGAACTCGAGCCGCTGCCTCAATGAGCGAAGCGCCGAGTCACAAGACTCGCCCTGCGCGAGGCGCGAGTCCAGCTGCCAGGCGCCTCGCGCTGCGAGGCCGTTCAGTGCATCACTCTTGGCCCCAGGCGCGAGTGAAACGCGGCGCGCATCCTTCTCGATCTCGAGCGCCCGGTCCAGAGGATTTGCAACGGAGCCGACACGCAGCCCCGAGCCAACCTGCTGGTCGAGGTCGAGGCGGGCAGCAATGACACGTGTGTTCGCGTCACAGCTTGCGATGGCGCCGTAGCTCAGGGGCTGCAAAGGCTCGACGTTCACGTCGGCGTCTGCCGATGTGTCGCGCAACACGTTCCAAACCTTCAACGTGAAGCGGGTCGAGTGGGGAACCTGAAAGGAGCGCGTTCCCTCGGATGGCTGAGGGCCGGTCCCCGGCAGCTCCGGAGAGCTCTTGAGCGTCGCCCGGCCGAACACGTCCCAGTGGATGGAAACCGCCTCGCCTGCGCAGACCTCCAGAGGATCGACCCGGAATTCGCTGATGGAGGCGCAGCCGACACTGAGGCCGATTGCCAGCCAGCAGACCCAGAAGCGATGAGTCCTCACTTCGTGTCCTTCTTGCCTCCCACTCCCTGAGACAGAATGTACCCGGAGAGCGCGCCCAGGAGAGTGCCGATCGACTGCGATTCGATTCGGCCCGACAGCGCAAGCGCGAAGACCACGATGATCAGCAGCGTAGCCGACGCGAACTGCACCACCTGGCCCGAACGGACCCACTCTGCCTGAATCTCGGTTTCGAAGCGCCGGATCAGCAGGACGAGGGTCGAGACTCCGCCGAAGAACAGCGCCATCATCCAGGGGAAGCTCGTGATGAAGCGCCCGCGCGAGACGAGCTCCGAGAGCGTCGCTTCATTGGCGTGCGCGCGTTTTGCTCTGGCATCGATCAGTCTCACCGCGCACTTCTGCTGGGCCTCGTGCTCCTTGAACTGATCGATAGCGAGCTGGTCGGAGTAACCCCAGTAGTCGTAGACGGCATTGATGAGCTCGTCGCGCGGACCCGTCGCAGGAGCGGCGAAGTCTCTGCACAGGCGGGCGCGATCCTTGAAGCGCTCGAGCAGATCGTCGAGCTTGCCGGCGGCTTCCTTGGGCTGCTCGAACTGAAGTCTCGACATGAGCTGGACGTCGGCCTTGATGCTGTCGATGCGCTGTGAGAAGGCCTCCAAGCCGTCTTGAGTGCCGCAGTTCGGCGGCGTTTCCTTCAGCACTTTGAACCCGAGATCCAGTCGCGAGCGGGCGGGATCGGCGATCTGGGGCGGGTAGGCCAGGGGTGTCGCGCGCAGACTCTCGAGTCGAGACACCTCCCGTGAGTTGTCGAGCGCGAACCGGATCAGTGTTCCGGAGTCGTCCGAGTCAGCCTCGGCCGAGTCCGAAATGCTGCGCACTTCGCGATCGCAGTCGTTCGGGTCCGCGGGGACGGTCGCTTCATCGGCGAGCGCGTTTGCGGAGAGCGCGAGGAAGGCGACCGTTGCGGCAAAGCTAAGCAACTCCCGAGTCCTCGTAGAAGGCCGCGACGCCACCCGGAATCTCGTGCAGGTTCAGCTCGAGGCGCGCAAGCTCCCTCCCGTCCGGGGCGAGAACCTGGGCTCCCACCGTGAAGTAGCCCCAGGCCACGATTTGAAGCCGTGCAGCGCCGTCTACGAGTTGGACGGTCTCGACGTTGCGAGCGAATGTAGGGTGAAGCAAGAAACGCACCGAGCCCGTGCGAGACGGGACGGTAGTCGAGCTAGTGACTCGTAGATCGATCCAATTCGCTCTGTTGTCGATCTGTGGCGCTGGCTGGATGGCTGCGGACAACGTGTAGCCATTGGCCGCGCTCTGTCCGTTGGCGTAGCCGGCATGGGGATCGGACTCCCACATCTCCTGGGCGTTCTTGTAGCCTTCGCGTGCGGGCGCAGTCACTGGATTGCGCGCCGCCGCGGCTACCACGGCCGCGGTCTGCGATACGTCGGCGAGCTTCTTCTCGAACATCTTCTGCAGCCGCCCCAGTACGCCCGACTCGGCGTATGCGAGCGCCGGTCCGAGATACAGCCGCGTGGCCAGGTAGATGCCGAGAAATCCAAAGACCGGATAGAAGATGACCAGAGCCACCGCCGCGGCCTTCGCGCCCTCTCCGGTACAGGCCGCCCCAGCGCACTCGCCGAGCGAGCCGCGGACCGACTCGGCCAACTCCAAGCCGAGGCTCTTGATCGTGCCCAGCTCGACGAGCGAGATCCCGACCAGCGCCTTCGTGAGCCAGTCGGAGATCTGCGCCAGGCTGTCGTTCACCAGGGGGCGATAGATCGGCGCCTTGGCGTCCGAGCTCCCGGCATCCGCAGAGATGTCCGCGCCATTCTCGTGGACACGCGGCAGTCCGAAGAGGAAGCCGGGAACGGCACCTACGGCAGTGAGTGCCAGGCTCCACAGCGCGCCGGCGAACGCTGGGCGCCACCCGAGCTGCAGGGCGAAGAGCACGACGAGGAAGGTACTGGCTCCCCAGGTTGCAAGGAGGATCCAGGCCAGCTGGAGTGAGGTCTCTTCGGATGCATCCGTCGTGTCTGCTGCCACGCCGGCGATTCAATCACTGACCTCAGGGCGTCAACAAGTGATTCGCTCGAGATCCCAAGTTGTCGCCAGGTTCCGAAGCCGCGTCCTTGCTCGGCTCGTGCCGGATCGTCCACTCGAGATCGGTGTTGGTCGAGATCCCTTTGTCG
Proteins encoded in this region:
- a CDS encoding alkaline phosphatase family protein produces the protein MATINDIDTIVIVMMENRSFDNVLGHLHHPAYGNRPEIQGLADPASTNHYDNFYLERAYKPFAAPDGPLPHDFPHERASIATQIAVQNGQATMSGFVEAYVEATHSVVQDPPPLGFLTPKDVRMSGFLASEYLVCNYWYSPLPAGTQPNRAVAFSGNSLIEDNVIGIIPHDELVLDWLERHHVSWRVYHSGLSFFLLFGTDHALGKNFRSVRDLPADLQKKTVPQVIFVEPEYVDSPVHMGFTPNDNHPPLAIGPGEAFLHMIYSALANVPKRWLRTLLVVTYDEHGGFFDHVEPHPVRMDPPNGAHYKDAFTTTGVRVPTFVASPWVPRGGVSDLVFDHTSILQLIGEKFAGGADKYSDEVTRRKQQGIASLSSVLTLSQARADLPPAPADPILATTLFSGSPKKVLTEHQQAFATAARLALAKNRRSALKRFPELALLPRVPPPVSVPQDGGG
- a CDS encoding alpha-L-fucosidase; the encoded protein is MVAPKPAYEPTLASLKRHTAPPWYDEAKLGIFVHWTPASVIGFAPREKEINELLVERYDDMQVEVPYTEWYENSLRFPGSSVAKYHREHFGSKPMHEFAADFAAAIDKHWDPEAWADAFAAAGARYVVLVTKHHDGFCLWPTRVPNPKRPGFNLRRDVVGELARAVRARGIRFGVYYSGGLDWTFDARPIANIGDLIAAAPGGAYPRYADAHFRELLERYRPDVLWNDISWAGDRGSLLRLFADYYNGNPDGLVNDRWTPVYPLGRLLRVAFLRNLFNRRVKAAVLKHGGALTPPPALHSDTRTPEYATFAEIRAEKWECVRGMDKSFGFNRASLPGDFLSREALIHSLVDIASKNGNLLLNVGPRGEDAQIPDPQLERLRWLGSFTRRYGEALYGTHPWQRAEGETAEGWKVRFTARGETLYAWLLGAPRAQSTIELLGLRADSAQLAGGPALALERTGRGTRFLLPELPDEPAHAIALRGVSAL
- a CDS encoding pYEATS domain-containing protein, giving the protein MAADTTDASEETSLQLAWILLATWGASTFLVVLFALQLGWRPAFAGALWSLALTAVGAVPGFLFGLPRVHENGADISADAGSSDAKAPIYRPLVNDSLAQISDWLTKALVGISLVELGTIKSLGLELAESVRGSLGECAGAACTGEGAKAAAVALVIFYPVFGFLGIYLATRLYLGPALAYAESGVLGRLQKMFEKKLADVSQTAAVVAAAARNPVTAPAREGYKNAQEMWESDPHAGYANGQSAANGYTLSAAIQPAPQIDNRANWIDLRVTSSTTVPSRTGSVRFLLHPTFARNVETVQLVDGAARLQIVAWGYFTVGAQVLAPDGRELARLELNLHEIPGGVAAFYEDSGVA